One genomic window of Leptospira paudalimensis includes the following:
- a CDS encoding sensor domain-containing diguanylate cyclase, producing the protein MSFKENTDIVFEHYEKKIYDQKQLLEISRALNSTLDYKYLIDAILNICLAQLQTLHAAMYLEPEIDLGIFKLEPQSIKGFELSPDEQNYEIKIDSPLIHYFEEKPKAITMDQILQMEVLNKIPDIVYLRKMGAEILVPLNAKGKVNGLLVLGDKMTSEEFLEDEKEFMTTLANLAGIAVDNARLYELATVDMMTGLKIHHYFQTKLKEEMERCRKKGTKLSLLFTDVDKFKTFNDTYGHQAGDVVLIEVAKQLIGKAQRHHIPARYGGEEFCLVMPGATEEEAIAKGEEIRKAVEEMVVKNPNDGSDLKVTLSVGVSSFRATDRNNKDLIERADKALYQAKHSGRNRTICYKD; encoded by the coding sequence TTGTCTTTTAAAGAAAACACTGATATCGTTTTTGAGCATTACGAAAAAAAAATCTACGACCAAAAACAACTACTGGAAATCTCCCGTGCATTAAATTCCACGTTAGACTATAAGTATTTAATTGATGCAATTCTTAACATCTGTTTGGCGCAGTTGCAGACCCTGCATGCTGCCATGTACCTTGAGCCAGAAATTGACCTAGGAATTTTTAAATTAGAACCCCAATCCATCAAAGGATTTGAGTTAAGCCCAGACGAACAAAACTACGAAATCAAAATCGATAGCCCACTCATCCATTATTTTGAAGAAAAACCGAAGGCCATCACAATGGACCAAATCCTACAAATGGAAGTCCTAAACAAAATTCCTGATATCGTGTACCTTCGCAAAATGGGAGCAGAAATCCTTGTCCCTCTCAATGCAAAAGGTAAGGTCAATGGATTACTTGTCCTTGGGGACAAGATGACTTCCGAAGAATTTTTGGAAGATGAAAAAGAATTTATGACAACACTTGCCAACCTTGCAGGGATTGCCGTGGACAATGCAAGACTCTATGAACTTGCCACAGTGGATATGATGACGGGTTTAAAAATCCATCACTACTTCCAAACCAAACTCAAAGAAGAAATGGAACGTTGCCGTAAAAAAGGTACCAAATTATCGCTTTTATTTACCGATGTGGACAAATTCAAAACGTTCAATGATACCTATGGCCACCAAGCCGGGGATGTTGTCCTCATCGAAGTGGCAAAACAACTCATTGGGAAGGCACAGCGCCACCATATCCCTGCGCGGTATGGCGGGGAAGAGTTTTGCCTTGTGATGCCTGGTGCCACAGAAGAGGAAGCGATTGCCAAAGGCGAAGAGATCCGTAAAGCAGTGGAAGAGATGGTGGTCAAAAATCCAAATGATGGTTCTGACTTAAAAGTCACACTTTCCGTTGGAGTTTCTAGTTTTCGTGCGACTGACAGAAACAATAAAGACCTCATTGAACGTGCGGACAAAGCCCTGTACCAAGCTAAACATTCTGGTCGAAACCGCACAATTTGTTATAAAGATTAG
- the proC gene encoding pyrroline-5-carboxylate reductase: MAYTPFKTVGMVGLGKMGGAIAKALVAQGTKLFAFDPNLKQSPIEGVSLVSTLDALEKEAGLFVIAVKPNLVEPVLGEFTKPAIFVSIAAGISYGQLVNAAPMGSTCVRVMPNLPLVSNRGAMGYYCEDEAVSHTERLFYGMGETIRIGKESLMDAVTGLSGSGPAYVLTFLQAMAEAGLQEGLSYEESLGLAMETMEGTLVYFRELRSKDHTLHPMEVRNWVTSPGGTTIHGLDALERGGFSTAVRDAVRRATERSKELGKG, translated from the coding sequence ATGGCATACACTCCGTTTAAAACAGTTGGGATGGTTGGACTTGGGAAAATGGGAGGGGCCATTGCCAAAGCACTTGTGGCCCAAGGTACAAAACTTTTCGCGTTTGATCCCAACCTAAAACAATCTCCTATCGAAGGTGTTAGTTTGGTTTCTACCTTGGATGCATTAGAAAAGGAAGCTGGTTTGTTTGTGATCGCAGTGAAACCAAATCTTGTGGAACCTGTCCTTGGAGAATTTACGAAACCGGCGATTTTTGTTTCCATTGCAGCTGGTATTTCCTATGGACAGTTGGTGAATGCCGCTCCAATGGGATCCACCTGCGTAAGAGTGATGCCGAATTTACCACTCGTGTCCAATCGAGGTGCGATGGGGTATTATTGTGAGGACGAAGCTGTGTCCCATACCGAACGACTTTTTTATGGGATGGGGGAAACAATCCGTATTGGTAAGGAATCCCTGATGGATGCGGTCACTGGATTGTCAGGGTCTGGTCCTGCCTATGTGCTCACGTTTTTACAAGCGATGGCTGAAGCAGGGTTACAAGAAGGGCTAAGTTATGAGGAATCCTTAGGTCTTGCGATGGAGACAATGGAAGGAACTCTTGTGTATTTCCGTGAGTTACGTTCCAAAGACCACACCCTCCATCCAATGGAAGTGCGCAATTGGGTGACTTCCCCTGGTGGGACTACCATTCATGGACTGGATGCTTTGGAACGAGGCGGTTTTTCTACCGCAGTTCGGGATGCTGTTCGGAGAGCAACAGAGAGAAGTAAAGAATTGGGAAAGGGATAA
- a CDS encoding YggS family pyridoxal phosphate-dependent enzyme gives MNSLSKGNPPTLIAVSKTKPYEVVKEAYLQGIREFGENYIPEAIDKFTRLREEFPESESSVHVHHIGPVQSGTLRKLFGIFSYTHGVGSFSSLGELLKRAEKEKKKIRYFLQTNLTNEHSKHGFSLETILTNKDELNKYQNEYCIWEGFMGMGPSSGDPIQTKEVFTKLAQFREEHFPEQKLSMGMSGDYVLAVELGSNFVRIGSKIFGERDYGIHSV, from the coding sequence ATGAATTCCCTTTCCAAAGGGAATCCTCCAACTCTCATCGCAGTTTCCAAAACCAAACCCTATGAAGTGGTGAAGGAAGCTTACCTCCAAGGGATTCGAGAATTTGGAGAAAATTACATCCCAGAAGCCATTGATAAGTTCACTCGATTGAGAGAGGAATTTCCAGAGTCAGAATCAAGTGTACATGTCCATCACATTGGACCGGTCCAATCTGGAACCTTACGTAAGTTATTTGGTATTTTTTCTTATACACATGGTGTGGGATCTTTTTCTAGCCTTGGTGAACTTTTAAAACGAGCTGAAAAAGAAAAAAAGAAAATACGTTATTTTTTACAAACAAACCTGACGAATGAACATAGCAAACATGGTTTTAGTTTAGAAACGATTCTAACAAACAAAGATGAGTTAAACAAATACCAGAACGAGTATTGTATTTGGGAAGGGTTTATGGGAATGGGACCTTCTTCGGGAGATCCCATTCAAACAAAAGAGGTTTTTACAAAATTGGCTCAGTTCCGTGAAGAACATTTTCCAGAACAAAAACTTTCGATGGGTATGAGTGGGGATTATGTGTTAGCAGTGGAACTTGGATCAAACTTTGTTCGGATTGGATCAAAAATATTTGGAGAAAGGGATTATGGCATACACTCCGTTTAA
- a CDS encoding flagellar filament outer layer protein FlaA has translation MQIIKKITFFLGFLLSFVSLLSLPRPHDPDELGRVQILKSALAMDTHYLLYLVEDFEGERPWDFYRVDSFLAETQFAASVAKSDAFLEETKLLKESGYPNLQNQTSFLLQSYVENPRLDHWEIRPKEPVLLPLGMPIQGILWVYSEGHHINLSMGLSQKKSKDLYFDLGTLNFVGWRRLEFKITLPKENTRLIQSMSFPISFASFRLKSLASQKKGEFHLYFDNLCFVIDKRTFSYPGSEVNDTWGNKR, from the coding sequence ATGCAGATCATAAAAAAAATCACATTCTTTCTAGGTTTCTTACTGAGTTTTGTCAGTCTTCTGTCTCTTCCGAGACCCCATGACCCAGACGAACTTGGCCGCGTCCAGATTTTAAAATCAGCTTTGGCAATGGACACTCATTACCTACTCTACCTTGTCGAAGACTTTGAAGGTGAAAGGCCATGGGATTTTTACCGTGTGGATTCCTTTTTGGCTGAAACACAATTTGCCGCCTCCGTTGCCAAATCAGATGCGTTTTTAGAAGAAACAAAATTACTAAAAGAATCAGGTTATCCCAACTTACAAAACCAAACCAGTTTCCTATTACAAAGTTATGTAGAAAACCCAAGACTTGATCATTGGGAAATCAGACCCAAAGAACCAGTCCTACTCCCATTAGGGATGCCCATCCAAGGGATCCTTTGGGTGTATTCAGAAGGTCATCATATCAATTTGAGTATGGGCCTTTCACAAAAAAAATCAAAGGATTTGTATTTTGATTTGGGAACTCTCAATTTTGTAGGTTGGCGAAGGCTTGAATTTAAAATCACTTTGCCAAAAGAAAATACGAGGCTCATCCAATCGATGTCGTTTCCTATCTCGTTTGCTTCTTTCCGATTAAAAAGTTTGGCTTCTCAAAAAAAAGGTGAGTTCCATTTGTATTTTGATAATCTTTGTTTTGTGATTGATAAACGTACTTTTAGTTATCCAGGTTCGGAAGTGAATGATACTTGGGGTAACAAACGCTAA
- a CDS encoding 3-deoxy-D-manno-octulosonic acid transferase has product MVYFFYNILLFKIWILLKFVSLFSKKIRTEISKRKRSLETLYKNQPNGKTVIWFHSASVGELDQAKALAETIRRHRPDVFIIQSVFSSSVKESAFTDPLANCYFYLPFDLPFAYDKIFKQFRPKFLFIMAWDTWPNLLKKANLFGTKSYLCCASLSSQSSRKNPLVRLLTKSSFQYLSGIYPSHQLMAKEFEGLVSSNSDFLVLGDTRFESVWNKLETKSPNPMFTNFVQKQKEYLITNKPVILGSTYPICESYFLNYLETHKDNHSYWIFPHQWESKRMLEWKAKLQRYGSVTIFSELKENEPLPKFLLFDLLGILAFAYRYASFAYVGGGFHNRIHNTIEPAALGLPIITGPRIQNAPEALVMQELGGLFKTVSDADFGSHFYELTKNSVLREKMGSINRNFVVENRGASEKIYNRVFPYDKI; this is encoded by the coding sequence ATGGTTTATTTTTTTTACAACATTCTATTATTCAAAATTTGGATCTTATTAAAATTCGTTTCCCTCTTCTCAAAAAAAATCCGAACTGAGATTTCCAAACGGAAACGTTCTTTGGAAACTTTGTACAAAAATCAACCCAATGGTAAAACTGTAATTTGGTTTCATTCAGCAAGTGTAGGTGAACTTGACCAAGCAAAAGCATTAGCAGAAACCATACGCCGGCATCGGCCTGATGTGTTTATCATCCAATCCGTGTTTTCCTCTTCCGTAAAAGAATCTGCTTTTACGGACCCATTGGCAAACTGTTACTTTTATTTGCCTTTTGATTTACCGTTTGCTTATGACAAAATCTTCAAACAATTTCGACCGAAATTTTTATTCATCATGGCTTGGGATACATGGCCCAATCTTTTAAAAAAAGCAAACCTGTTTGGAACAAAATCCTACCTTTGTTGTGCAAGCCTATCATCCCAGTCTTCCAGGAAAAATCCTTTGGTTCGCCTTCTCACCAAATCTTCCTTCCAATACCTCTCTGGAATTTATCCAAGCCACCAATTGATGGCAAAAGAATTTGAAGGTTTGGTCTCATCAAATTCTGACTTTTTAGTTTTAGGAGACACTAGGTTTGAATCGGTTTGGAATAAATTGGAAACAAAATCTCCAAATCCAATGTTTACAAACTTTGTGCAAAAACAAAAAGAGTATCTTATCACAAATAAACCAGTGATCCTTGGTTCCACATATCCAATCTGTGAGTCATATTTTTTAAACTATTTAGAAACACATAAAGACAATCATTCCTATTGGATATTCCCACACCAATGGGAATCCAAACGGATGTTAGAATGGAAAGCTAAACTGCAACGTTATGGGTCAGTCACCATTTTTTCTGAATTAAAAGAAAATGAACCACTTCCTAAATTTTTACTTTTTGATCTTTTGGGGATACTTGCGTTTGCGTATCGATATGCAAGTTTTGCTTACGTTGGTGGAGGATTTCACAACCGAATCCACAATACCATTGAACCTGCTGCCTTGGGCCTTCCCATCATCACAGGGCCAAGGATCCAAAACGCACCAGAAGCACTCGTTATGCAAGAATTAGGTGGTCTTTTCAAAACGGTTTCAGATGCAGATTTTGGTTCCCATTTTTATGAACTGACAAAAAACAGCGTACTTAGGGAAAAGATGGGAAGTATCAATCGAAACTTTGTTG